A genomic stretch from Azospirillum lipoferum 4B includes:
- a CDS encoding adenylate/guanylate cyclase domain-containing protein, whose amino-acid sequence MTLPRRVRLVLLGAVAPLLAGFLALAASPALQGPSIDSLYWLRERLHGPRPAPDPSPVVVVGIDEETYRRPPFAGTPQALWGPRLGTVLGAILDGGAAAIGLDLVHPTSVETLIPGFERDYLLTLRRGGKEGRLVLAKVQHQSDPLMPYRGYMIAAGVNNVRSVNLVEDPDGVLRRVPLTLTVSGSDGQPKAEPGMAVEVASRALKAPLERAADGAVSLGGYRPPGGEGNRLLVNHATAPGAIPTYSLADLFACAEAGKADYFAKHFKGKAVMVGTVLDVEDRKLSSNRWVTKPEGLNLPDRCALPVMSDLYVAGRTRDSIPGVYIHAAAISNLMARDALSEVGKPAVAALVLLLAGLAALVTLAARPPLAAACLILLLAGWSGVAVEVFQAGLVLPYLQAALAAVLVFPLALGFRFAVLDRDQRRIRNAFKLYLPGSLIDDMIASGQSPSLGGEERDLSILFCDIAGFTKMSEGMEPEALVTVLNRYFTVMTDIIEAHGGFVDKYIGDAVLAVFGAPYAIDNHARAAVAAALAMRQAMADDPTLLATSSGRGSNRIGIATGPALIGNIGSPRRFNYTVMGDTVNLASRLEGANKYYNTALMVSGETVRHHGDPEAFRSLDIVQVVGRSEPVEVFEPLSDARRADPEDCAQRAAYAAALGHWRAGRFEAASSGFRALVAGDGAALAMLHKAEKRAGHPAEPDWAGVTALTDK is encoded by the coding sequence ATGACGCTGCCCCGGCGCGTGAGGCTGGTCCTGCTCGGCGCCGTTGCCCCGCTGCTTGCTGGATTTCTGGCGCTGGCGGCCTCGCCGGCCCTGCAGGGACCGTCCATCGACAGCCTCTATTGGCTGCGCGAGCGTCTGCACGGCCCGCGGCCGGCGCCCGATCCGTCGCCGGTGGTCGTTGTCGGCATCGACGAGGAGACCTACCGCCGTCCGCCCTTCGCCGGCACGCCGCAGGCGCTGTGGGGGCCACGGCTGGGCACCGTCCTGGGGGCGATACTGGACGGCGGGGCGGCGGCCATCGGCCTCGATCTCGTGCACCCGACCTCCGTCGAGACGCTGATTCCCGGTTTCGAGCGCGACTATCTCCTGACCCTGCGCCGCGGCGGCAAGGAGGGCCGGCTGGTGCTGGCCAAGGTGCAGCACCAGAGCGACCCGCTGATGCCCTATCGCGGCTATATGATCGCCGCGGGGGTCAACAATGTCCGTTCGGTCAATCTGGTCGAGGATCCGGACGGCGTGCTTCGCCGCGTGCCGTTGACGCTGACCGTAAGCGGGTCGGACGGGCAGCCGAAGGCCGAGCCGGGCATGGCGGTGGAGGTCGCCTCCCGCGCGCTGAAGGCGCCGCTGGAGCGGGCGGCCGACGGTGCCGTCTCGCTGGGCGGCTACCGGCCGCCGGGCGGCGAGGGCAACCGGCTGCTGGTCAACCACGCCACGGCTCCCGGCGCCATCCCGACCTATTCGCTGGCCGACCTGTTCGCCTGTGCCGAGGCCGGGAAAGCCGACTATTTCGCCAAGCATTTCAAAGGCAAGGCGGTGATGGTCGGCACCGTGCTGGATGTTGAGGACCGCAAGCTCTCCTCCAACCGCTGGGTGACGAAGCCGGAAGGGCTGAACCTGCCCGACCGTTGCGCCCTGCCGGTGATGAGCGACCTGTATGTCGCCGGCCGCACCCGCGACAGCATCCCCGGCGTCTACATCCATGCCGCCGCAATCTCCAACCTGATGGCCCGTGATGCGCTGTCCGAGGTGGGAAAGCCGGCCGTCGCGGCGCTGGTCCTGCTGCTGGCCGGGCTCGCTGCCCTGGTGACGCTGGCCGCCCGCCCACCGCTGGCGGCGGCGTGCCTGATCCTGCTGCTGGCCGGCTGGAGCGGCGTGGCCGTGGAGGTCTTCCAGGCCGGTCTGGTCCTGCCCTATCTTCAGGCGGCGCTGGCGGCGGTGCTGGTCTTTCCGCTCGCGCTCGGTTTCCGCTTCGCCGTGCTGGACCGCGACCAGCGGCGAATCCGCAACGCCTTCAAGCTCTACCTGCCGGGCTCCCTCATCGACGACATGATTGCGTCGGGCCAGTCGCCCAGCCTGGGCGGTGAGGAGCGCGACCTGTCGATCCTGTTCTGCGACATCGCCGGCTTCACCAAGATGTCGGAGGGGATGGAGCCGGAAGCGCTGGTCACCGTGCTGAACCGCTATTTCACCGTGATGACCGACATCATCGAGGCGCATGGCGGCTTCGTCGACAAATACATCGGCGATGCGGTGCTGGCGGTGTTCGGCGCCCCCTATGCCATCGACAACCACGCCCGCGCCGCGGTGGCGGCGGCGCTGGCGATGCGTCAGGCGATGGCGGACGATCCGACCCTGCTGGCGACCTCCAGCGGGCGCGGCTCCAACCGCATCGGGATTGCCACCGGTCCCGCGCTGATCGGCAACATCGGCTCGCCCCGCCGCTTCAACTACACGGTGATGGGCGACACGGTGAACCTGGCCTCCCGTCTTGAAGGGGCCAACAAATACTACAACACCGCGCTGATGGTCAGCGGCGAGACGGTGCGCCACCATGGCGACCCGGAGGCCTTCCGCAGCCTCGACATCGTCCAGGTGGTCGGCCGCAGCGAACCGGTCGAGGTGTTCGAGCCGCTGTCCGACGCCCGCCGCGCCGATCCGGAGGACTGCGCCCAGCGCGCCGCCTATGCCGCCGCCCTCGGCCATTGGCGTGCCGGCCGCTTCGAGGCGGCCTCCTCCGGCTTCCGTGCCCTGGTTGCCGGCGACGGTGCCGCGCTGGCGATGCTGCACAAGGCGGAGAAGCGCGCCGGCCATCCCGCCGAACCGGACTGGGCCGGCGTGACCGCGCTCACCGACAAGTAG
- a CDS encoding ATP phosphoribosyltransferase regulatory subunit has protein sequence MPADALSSALLPAGLHDVLPSEAAHEAAAVERLLAEFAAQGYRRVDPPLVEFEENLLSGPGAAMSKQTFRLMDPHSQRMMAVRADITPQIARIATTRLKNEARPLRLCYAGQVLRVKGSQLRPERQFTQVGVELIGALEAEADAEVVLLAVQALTAIGVPHLSVDLCVPTMVSRICAGLGLGEDEIRQLRAALDRKDAAAVAAVGGPAGALLESLMSASGPADRAMQALAALPLPEGAEKDRRRLTDTLALLRAAMPDLTVTVDLVEHRGFEYQTGLSFTLFSRAAGELGQGGRYRAGAQGEDRGEPATGFTLYMDTLLRAVPAAKAPGRVYVPHGTGWESARRLRAEGWVTVTGLAPVADAVAEARRLQCGHWLAGGDVKPVG, from the coding sequence ATGCCCGCCGACGCATTGAGTTCCGCCCTGCTCCCCGCCGGACTGCACGACGTGCTGCCGTCCGAAGCGGCGCACGAGGCGGCGGCCGTCGAACGCCTGCTGGCGGAATTCGCCGCGCAAGGCTACCGCCGCGTCGATCCGCCGCTGGTGGAGTTCGAGGAGAACCTGCTCTCCGGACCCGGCGCGGCGATGTCCAAGCAGACCTTCCGGCTGATGGACCCGCATTCGCAGCGGATGATGGCGGTCCGCGCCGACATCACCCCGCAGATCGCCCGCATCGCCACCACCCGCCTGAAGAACGAGGCCCGGCCGCTGCGCCTGTGCTATGCCGGGCAGGTGCTGCGGGTGAAGGGATCGCAGCTGCGCCCCGAACGGCAGTTCACCCAGGTCGGCGTCGAGCTGATCGGCGCGCTGGAGGCGGAGGCGGATGCCGAGGTTGTCCTGCTGGCCGTCCAGGCGCTGACCGCCATCGGCGTGCCGCACCTGTCGGTCGACCTCTGCGTTCCCACCATGGTGTCGCGCATCTGCGCCGGGCTCGGCCTTGGCGAGGATGAGATCCGGCAGCTGCGTGCGGCGCTCGACCGCAAGGATGCCGCCGCGGTGGCTGCCGTCGGCGGACCGGCGGGAGCACTGCTGGAATCGCTGATGAGCGCCTCCGGGCCGGCCGACCGCGCCATGCAGGCGCTGGCCGCCCTGCCGCTGCCGGAGGGGGCCGAGAAGGACCGCCGCCGGCTGACCGACACGCTGGCGCTGCTGCGCGCGGCGATGCCCGACCTGACGGTGACGGTCGATCTGGTGGAGCATCGCGGCTTCGAATACCAGACCGGCCTCAGCTTCACCCTGTTCTCCCGCGCGGCGGGCGAGCTTGGCCAGGGCGGGCGCTATCGCGCCGGGGCCCAAGGAGAAGACCGTGGGGAGCCGGCGACCGGCTTCACGCTGTATATGGACACGCTGCTGCGCGCAGTTCCCGCGGCCAAGGCGCCGGGGCGCGTGTATGTGCCGCACGGCACCGGCTGGGAATCGGCCCGCCGGCTGCGGGCGGAAGGTTGGGTTACGGTGACCGGGCTCGCCCCGGTGGCCGATGCGGTTGCCGAGGCCAGACGGCTCCAGTGCGGCCATTGGCTGGCCGGCGGAGATGTCAAGCCGGTCGGATGA
- the phoU gene encoding phosphate signaling complex protein PhoU, translating into MGTEHIVRSFAQELQRLSNLVTQMGGVAEAQVEAAVKAVSRRDVGLASQVMQADARLDAYERDIDAEAVRLLALRQPMAQDLREIVSALKVSADLERIGDYAANVAKRSLALAQVPVVRPAAGIPRMGRLVEAILKEVLDAYIERDVDKAIAAWERDEELDDLYTSLFREVLTYMMEDPRNITPCTHLLFMAKNLERIGDHATNIAEIIHFLVVGSPLTMLRPKNDASSFAVISPATASAGRRDTDLPGAFDDEAGPADAG; encoded by the coding sequence ATGGGCACCGAACACATCGTCCGCTCCTTCGCGCAGGAACTCCAGCGCCTGTCGAACCTCGTGACCCAGATGGGCGGCGTGGCTGAAGCACAGGTGGAGGCCGCGGTGAAGGCGGTATCGCGCCGCGACGTCGGGCTGGCCTCCCAGGTGATGCAGGCCGACGCCCGGCTCGACGCCTATGAACGCGACATCGACGCGGAGGCGGTGCGGCTGCTGGCTCTGCGCCAGCCGATGGCCCAGGACCTGCGCGAGATCGTGTCCGCCCTGAAGGTCTCCGCCGACCTGGAACGCATCGGCGACTATGCCGCAAACGTCGCCAAGCGGTCGCTGGCCCTGGCCCAGGTGCCGGTGGTGCGCCCGGCCGCCGGCATCCCGCGCATGGGCCGGCTGGTCGAAGCCATCCTGAAGGAGGTCCTGGACGCCTATATCGAGCGCGACGTGGACAAGGCCATCGCCGCCTGGGAGCGCGACGAGGAGCTGGACGACCTCTACACCAGCCTGTTCCGCGAGGTCCTGACCTATATGATGGAGGATCCGCGCAACATCACGCCCTGCACGCATCTGCTGTTCATGGCGAAGAACCTGGAACGCATCGGCGACCACGCCACCAACATCGCCGAGATCATCCATTTCCTGGTGGTCGGAAGCCCGCTGACCATGCTGCGGCCGAAGAACGACGCCAGCAGCTTCGCCGTGATTTCCCCGGCAACGGCCTCCGCCGGCCGGCGGGACACCGACCTGCCGGGTGCCTTCGATGACGAGGCCGGACCGGCTGACGCCGGCTGA